A single genomic interval of Methyloceanibacter caenitepidi harbors:
- a CDS encoding NADH:ubiquinone oxidoreductase subunit NDUFA12 yields MGLFSDLFTWWHGDTLGTRLYTWRKGERVGEDGLGNVYYKERNGTRRWVIYKTISEASLIPPEWHAWIHFITDEPPTDEDYTPRPWEEAHRPNLTGTYEAYRPPGSVMRPRVQEQPLDYEPWSPESS; encoded by the coding sequence ATGGGACTCTTCAGTGACTTGTTTACCTGGTGGCACGGCGACACGCTGGGGACGCGTCTCTACACGTGGCGTAAGGGCGAGCGCGTCGGCGAAGACGGGCTCGGCAACGTCTACTACAAGGAGCGGAACGGCACGCGCCGCTGGGTGATCTACAAGACCATCTCCGAGGCCTCGCTGATCCCGCCGGAATGGCACGCCTGGATTCACTTCATCACCGACGAGCCACCCACGGACGAGGACTACACGCCGCGGCCATGGGAGGAGGCGCACCGGCCCAACCTAACCGGTACGTACGAGGCCTACCGGCCGCCGGGCTCGGTCATGCGCCCGCGTGTGCAGGAGCAGCCGTTGGATTACGAGCCCTGGTCGCCGGAATCCTCGTAA
- a CDS encoding class I SAM-dependent methyltransferase — MLGPISESLGAHTGPRMLQRWSASDFAKNGQFIQDMAGPIFALLAPKPGERILDLGCGDGTLTAEIEAAGADVIGLDVSAELLAVARMKGLSVKRADAHDLDYVQEFDAVFSNAALHWMQDPALVIDGVARALRPGGRFVGELGGHGNIAAIATALRAVVKARGGDPAQAVPWYFPTMEEFGALLSGHGFVVREMALVPRSTPLKGDMHGWLGTFCRFFFDRFEEPERSHVLEEALDLLRPSLCDTQGRWTVNHIRLRFSAERGPS; from the coding sequence ATGCTCGGACCCATATCGGAATCCCTGGGGGCTCATACGGGCCCCCGCATGCTCCAACGCTGGTCTGCCTCCGACTTTGCGAAGAACGGGCAGTTCATCCAGGACATGGCAGGTCCCATTTTCGCGCTGCTCGCGCCCAAGCCGGGTGAGCGGATCCTGGATTTGGGCTGCGGCGACGGCACGCTGACGGCGGAAATCGAGGCCGCGGGAGCCGACGTCATCGGGCTGGACGTCAGCGCCGAGCTGCTGGCCGTCGCCCGCATGAAAGGCCTCTCGGTCAAGCGTGCCGATGCCCATGACCTCGACTACGTTCAAGAATTCGATGCGGTGTTCTCCAATGCTGCGTTGCATTGGATGCAAGACCCGGCCCTCGTGATAGACGGAGTGGCGCGGGCGCTCCGGCCAGGCGGCCGGTTCGTCGGAGAGCTGGGCGGTCACGGCAACATTGCCGCCATCGCCACGGCCTTGCGCGCTGTGGTCAAGGCGCGCGGCGGCGATCCGGCGCAGGCGGTGCCGTGGTATTTCCCCACGATGGAGGAGTTTGGCGCATTACTCTCCGGCCATGGATTCGTCGTCCGTGAAATGGCGCTCGTGCCGCGGTCTACTCCCCTCAAGGGGGACATGCATGGCTGGCTCGGGACGTTCTGCCGCTTCTTCTTCGACCGTTTCGAAGAGCCGGAGCGCAGCCATGTCCTTGAGGAGGCGCTGGATCTCCTCAGACCCTCGCTTTGCGACACGCAAGGCCGCTGGACGGTGAATCACATCCGGCTTCGCTTCAGCGCGGAGCGTGGTCCGAGTTAA